A genomic stretch from Coffea arabica cultivar ET-39 chromosome 10c, Coffea Arabica ET-39 HiFi, whole genome shotgun sequence includes:
- the LOC113713207 gene encoding PHD finger-like domain-containing protein 5A encodes MAKHHPDLIMCRKQPGIAIGRLCEKCDGKCVICDSYVRPCTLVRVCDECNYGSFQGRCVICGGVGISDAYYCKECTQQEKDRDGCPKIVNLGSAKTDLFYERKKYGFKKR; translated from the coding sequence ATGGCCAAGCATCATCCTGATTTGATTATGTGCCGGAAGCAGCCAGGAATCGCCATTGGACGCCTTTGTGAAAAATGCGATGGAAAATGTGTCATCTGTGATTCTTATGTGCGTCCTTGCACACTGGTGCGAGTTTGCGACGAGTGCAACTATGGATCATTTCAGGGCCGCTGTGTCATCTGTGGGGGTGTGGGAATTTCAGATGCTTACTACTGTAAAGAGTGTACACAACAAGAGAAAGATCGCGATGGGTGTCCGAAAATCGTTAACCTGGGGAGTGCCAAAACAGATCTCTTCTACGAGCGCAAGAAATATGGATTCAAGAAAAGATGA
- the LOC113714915 gene encoding large ribosomal subunit protein eL15-like encodes MGAYTYVSELWRKKQSDVMRFLLRVRCWEYRQLPSIVRVTRPTRPDKARRLGYKAKQGYVVYRVRVRRGGRKRPVPKGIVYGKPTNQGVTQLKFQRSKRSVAEERAGRKLGGLRVLNSYWINEDSTYKYYEVILVDPAHAAIRNDPRIHWICEPVHKHRELRGLTSAGKKYRGLRGKGHLHHKARPSRRATWKRNQTLSLRRYR; translated from the exons ATGG GGGCATATACGTATGTGTCGGAGCTATGGAGGAAGAAGCAATCTGATGTGATGAGATTTCTGCTGAGGGTTCGTTGCTGGGAGTATCGTCAGCTTCCTTCCATTGTCCGGGTCACCAGGCCTACCCGACCCGACAAGGCTCGCCGCCTCGGCTACAAGGCCAAGCAG GGTTACGTGGTCTACCGTGTTCGGGTGAGACGTGGTGGAAGAAAGAGGCCAGTTCCTAAGGGCATTGTGTATGGAAAACCCACAAACCAGGGTGTTACTCAGCTGAAATTTCAGCGCAGCAAGCGATCAGTGGCAGAGGAGCGAGCTGGTAGGAAACTGGGTGGTCTCAGGGTTCTCAACTCTTACTGGATTAATGAG GACTCTACTTACAAGTACTATGAGGTAATCTTGGTTGACCCAGCCCATGCTGCAATCCGAAATGATCCTAGGATTCACTGGATATGCGAGCCAGTCCACAAGCACAGAGAGCTTCGGGGACTTACCTCTGCTGGGAAGAAGTACAGAGGTCTTCGAGGAAAGGGGCATTTGCACCACAAAGCACGGCCGTCGAGAAGGGCTACATGGAAGAGGAACCAGACTCTCTCCCTTCGTCGCTATCGCTGA
- the LOC113714187 gene encoding endoglucanase 9-like, translating into MQFAIQYRGSYSDSLGSAVCPFYCSYSGYKDELLWGAAWLFRATNNVYYFNFIRSLGANDGTDIFSWDNKYAGARVLLSRRSLLNRDMAFEPYRQQAEDFVCRILPNSPYSSTQYTPGGLMFKLSQSNLQHVTSITFLLTTYSKYMAATKHTFNCGNLLVTSNTLRSLSKRQVDYILGENPLKMSYMVGYGSDYPRRIHHRGSSLPSEAIHPQSFGCEGGFQPFYYTANPNPNILTGAVVGGPNQNDFFPDDRTDYSHSEPATYINAALVGPLAFFAGSFNM; encoded by the exons ATGCAGTTTGCAATTCAATACAGAGGTTCTTACAGTGACTCCCTCGGCTCTGCCGTTTGTCCATTTTACTGCTCGTATTCCGGTTATAAG GATGAGTTATTGTGGGGGGCAGCCTGGCTCTTCAGAGCAACGAACAACGTTTACTACTTTAATTTCATCAGAAGTCTGGGAGCCAATGATGGAACGGACATTTTTAGCTGGGACAACAAATACGCCGGTGCTCGCGTTCTACTGTCAAGG AGAAGCTTGCTGAACAGAGACATGGCATTTGAGCCTTATAGGCAACAAGCTGAAGACTTTGTGTGCAGAATTTTACCAAATTCTCCGTATTCAAGCACACAATATACGCCAG GAGGGCTGATGTTCAAGCTAAGCCAGAGTAACCTGCAACACGTGACATCCATAACCTTCTTGCTCACCACATATTCCAAATACATGGCAGCCACAAAGCACACCTTCAACTGTGGAAACCTTTTGGTCACCTCAAATACCTTGAGGAGCCTCTCAAAGAGACAGGTGGACTATATCTTAGGCGAAAACCCTTTGAAAATGTCGTACATGGTGGGATACGGCTCAGACTATCCGAGAAGAATTCACCACAGAGGCTCCTCCTTGCCCTCGGAAGCAATTCATCCTCAGTCCTTCGGCTGTGAAGGCGGATTCCAACCATTCTACTACACCGCCAATCCGAATCCTAACATCTTAACTGGAGCCGTCGTGGGGGGTCCAAATCAGAATGATTTCTTCCCAGATGATCGGACGGATTACAGTCACTCGGAGCCTGCAACATATATTAATGCAGCTTTAGTTGGACCGTTAGCATTCTTTGCTGGGAGCTTCAACATGTGA
- the LOC113715048 gene encoding uncharacterized protein yields the protein MLHLFLLPHTLPEEVERKARVDAVWQQMNKGPSGKALKSTLKNQSSSINKISPKPSSQNWMKVLGLAPKKTSSAVEGAPGKRPIVAQNGSSDDAKKLAAAALSAVKDAAAAAALGRGKMEVTELRDFAGEEIEFKKLVDTSSKEAFDKGKASTGPASAVDAVLEQIKKKQKLSVLDKTKKDWGEFKEENKGLEEELETYKKSSNQYLDKVSFLQRTDYREFERERDARLAMQAKRKADMREDF from the exons ATGTTGCACCTGTTCCTCCTCCCTCACACACTGCCTGAAGAAGTTG AAAGGAAAGCCAGGGTGGATGCTGTCTGGCAGCAGATGAATAAAGGACCGTCTGGGAAGGCTCTCAAATCCACCTTAAAAAACCAGAGTTCAAGTATTAACAAAATTTCTCCAAAGCCTTCTTCACAG AATTGGATGAAAGTCCTTGGATTGGCACCAAAGAAGACATCATCAGCTGTGGAAGGTGCACCAGGGAAGCGTCCCATTGTAGCTCAAAATGGTAGTAGTGACGATGCAAAAAAGCTTGCTGCTGCCGCTCTCTCAGCAGTTAAAGATGCCGCAGCTGCAGCAGCTTTGGGCCGAGGGAAAATGGAG GTTACTGAATTGCGAGACTTTGCTGGTGAAGAGATTGAATTCAAGAAACTCGTTGATACCAGCTCAAAAGAAGCATTTGATAAAGGCAAAGCCTCAACTGGCCCAGCTTCTGCTGTTGATGCTGTTcttgaacaaataaaaaagaagcaaaagctCAGTGTGCTTGACAAGACAAAGAAAGATTGGGGAGAGTTCAAGGAAGAAAATAAAGGATTGGAAGAAGAGCTTGAAACGTACAAAAAGAGCTCGAATCAGTATTTGGATAAGGTATCTTTCTTGCAACGTACTGATTACCGGGAATTTGAGCGGGAGAGAGATGCTCGACTTGCCATGCAGGCCAAGAGGAAGGCAGATATGCGAGAGGACTTTTGA